CGTCGCGATGACGGCGAGGCCGACCATCAACGCCGAAGCCAGCTGCGCCTGTCGAAGCCCGAGGAATATGGAGGGATCGGTGCGCATGAAGCTGAGCGCGAATCGACCGGCCGCGTAGAGCGCGAGATAGATCAATCCGACGACGCCGTCGGGCAGCCGCGCCTTCAGCCGCTGGTGGAAAGGGAGCAGGGCGCCGAGCAGCACCAGCGTGAGGATCATCTCGTAGGCGACCTCGGGATGGACGACCTGGCCGGGCTGGCCGAGCGTGTTGGGGTTGACGTAGTCGACGCCCCACGGCAGGGTCGTCGGCGTGCCGTGGTGCTCACCGTTGATCACATCGCCGATGCGGCCGATGGCGAGCCCGATCATGGCCCCGGCGCCGCCGGCGTCGATGATCTTCCAGTACGAGAACCGGGCGCCGCGCGCCCAGACGTAGGCGCCGACCATGGCGCCGAACAGCCCGCCCCACTGGCTGATCCCGCCTTCGGTGACGAGGAAGATGCGCCCGAGCTGGCCGGTGAAGAGCTTGAAGTTCTCCCACACGTAGAGCAGGCGCGCGCCGATCAGCCCGAGCACCACCATCCACGCGACCCCGTCGGAGCCGCCCGCGACGTCGACACCGTCCTTGCGAAGGAGCCAGAGCCCGAGCCTGGCCGCGGCCAGGATTCCGAGCACGGCGAAAACTCCATGCCAGGTGATCAGGACGGGCCCGAGGCGAAAGATGTTCGGATTGAGGTCGATGACGATGGTCAGGGGCATCAGATGCGAGCTTCCGCAACTCTGCGCAGGCGGGACAGGGCGACCTCCTTGGGCAGCAGCGCCAGCGTGTAGTCGATCGGCGGTGAGATCTTCTTGCCCGTCACCGCCTGGCGGATCGGCATGAAAGTCTTGTTCGGGCCGAGGCCGGATCTTTCCACGACGCCCATCAGGCCATCGTGGATGGGCGCCGGCTCCCAGGGCACGTCCTGCAGCACGCCGGCCGCCTCCCCGATCCGCGCCACGGCTTCGGGGTCGAGCGCCGGCGGGTCCGGATCGGTCCACAGGTACTCGAGCAGGTCCGCCGCCGCCTGAAGCTTGGGCAGGCGGGTCTTCAGCGCGGGCGCGGCGCGCAGGATCGTCGTCGCGTCCAGCCGGGGCAGAAACGGCGCCAGCCTCCGCGCCAGCTCCTCATCGGTGAGCGCCCGGACGTACTCCCCATTGATCCAGTCGAGCTTCTCCCAGTCGAACCGCGCGCCGGCGTGCTGCACGCGCTCGAAGGAGAAATCGTGGACGAGATCGTCGAAAGAGAAGATCTCGCGCGGGGTCCCCGGGTTCCAGCCCAGCAGGGCGAGATAGTTGAGCAGCGCTTCGGGCAGGTAGCCCTGCTCGCGGTACAGCAAGAGGTTCGCCTCGGGATGCTTGCGCTTCGACATCTTGCTGCCGTCCTTCGCCAGGATCAGCGGCATGTGCGCGTAGGCGACAGGCCTCGTGTAACCGAGGGCGTCGATGACCATCAACTGGTAGGGCGTGTTGGACAGGTGCTCCTCGCCCCGGATCACGTGGGTGATCCTCATGGTCGAATCGTCCACCGGGCTGGCGAACTGATAGGTCGGATAGCCGTCCGATTTCATGATGATGAAATCGCCGATGAGGTCCGCTTCGAAGCTCATGTCGCCGCGGATCATGTCGGTGAACTTGATCTGGCCGCCGGGCACCTTGAAGCGAACCGTGAACTCGGCCCGGCCCTTTGGCGGATCGTTCAGGCAGCGGCGGGAGTACCTGTAAGGACGCTTTTCCGCCAGCGCCTTCTTGCGCTCGGCGTCCAGCTCCTCCGGTGTGCAGTAGCACCGATAGGCCTTGCGTTCGCCCAGCAGGCGCGCGGCGTGCTGCTTGTAGACGTCGAGGCGCTCTGACTGCCGGTAGGGCGCGTCGGGGCCGCCCGTGTCCGGGCCTTCGTCCCAGTCGAGCCCGAGCCAGTGCAGCACCTCGTAGATGACGCGCTCGAACTCGGGCCGGTTGCGCTCCAGGTCGGTGTCGTCGACGCGCAGCACGAACGTGCCGCCATGCGCGCGCGCGAACAGGAGGTTGTACAGCGCGGTGCTCGCCGTGCCCAGGTGCGCAAAGCCGGTGGGGCTGGGCGCGATGCGCACCCTCACCGGGGGTCTGGAGACGTCGAGCACGGCCATATGCTACGG
This genomic stretch from bacterium harbors:
- a CDS encoding glutamate--tRNA ligase, translating into MAVLDVSRPPVRVRIAPSPTGFAHLGTASTALYNLLFARAHGGTFVLRVDDTDLERNRPEFERVIYEVLHWLGLDWDEGPDTGGPDAPYRQSERLDVYKQHAARLLGERKAYRCYCTPEELDAERKKALAEKRPYRYSRRCLNDPPKGRAEFTVRFKVPGGQIKFTDMIRGDMSFEADLIGDFIIMKSDGYPTYQFASPVDDSTMRITHVIRGEEHLSNTPYQLMVIDALGYTRPVAYAHMPLILAKDGSKMSKRKHPEANLLLYREQGYLPEALLNYLALLGWNPGTPREIFSFDDLVHDFSFERVQHAGARFDWEKLDWINGEYVRALTDEELARRLAPFLPRLDATTILRAAPALKTRLPKLQAAADLLEYLWTDPDPPALDPEAVARIGEAAGVLQDVPWEPAPIHDGLMGVVERSGLGPNKTFMPIRQAVTGKKISPPIDYTLALLPKEVALSRLRRVAEARI
- a CDS encoding prolipoprotein diacylglyceryl transferase; its protein translation is MPLTIVIDLNPNIFRLGPVLITWHGVFAVLGILAAARLGLWLLRKDGVDVAGGSDGVAWMVVLGLIGARLLYVWENFKLFTGQLGRIFLVTEGGISQWGGLFGAMVGAYVWARGARFSYWKIIDAGGAGAMIGLAIGRIGDVINGEHHGTPTTLPWGVDYVNPNTLGQPGQVVHPEVAYEMILTLVLLGALLPFHQRLKARLPDGVVGLIYLALYAAGRFALSFMRTDPSIFLGLRQAQLASALMVGLAVIATPILFWRARASTPGSVTADA